In the Phaseolus vulgaris cultivar G19833 chromosome 7, P. vulgaris v2.0, whole genome shotgun sequence genome, one interval contains:
- the LOC137829980 gene encoding glycinin G4-like, translated as MSRPFTLSLLSLCLLLFAPACLGTTNLFNRCRINSLNALKPDHRVESNGGLIETWSSTHRELECAGVTFSRRTIYRNGLHMPSYSPYPQMIIAVQGKGALGLAIPGCPQTYEEAVDESTSSQKPSDCHQKILQFSEGHVLLIPPGVPYWTYNTGHESLIIVSLLYTSNDYNQLDQSPREFYLAGNPDIEHPEAIKEQKQVEEEGSNVLGGFGKRFLARSLDIDEDIAKKLVSPEDEMKQIVKLKDGLSVISPKWQGLQDEDDDDKEEDEDESQGKRVHKKEEKEVEPLPHGKRVHKKEEKEVEPLPPHGKRVHKEEEKEVEPLPPHGKRVHKEEEKEVEPLPPRKHVHKEEEKEVEPLPHRKHLRKEEEEEKPRARRTRGPTPSPGGEGHRVVEEEEEYDEPVRHKTRHEKSWKEDQPAEEVVEKGEAHEEWETKQSKDKNRGSNGIEETLCTLKLQHNIARASSADFFNPKAGRISNLNSLTLPVLQQLGLSAQYVVLYKNGIYSPHWNLNANSVIYVIRGQGQVRVVNSEGIAVFDDELKKGQLLAVPQNFMVAEEAGEQGFEYVVFKTNPNAVTSYLKDTFRSFPAEVIAKIYKLSHSEVSELKFEGNWGPLINPVKSQSS; from the exons ATGTCCAGGCCCTTCACgctttctcttctttctctttgcCTGCTGCTCTTTGCCCCGGCATGCCTTGGTACCACCAACTTGTTCAACAGGTGCCGAATCAACAGCCTCAATGCGTTGAAACCCGACCACCGCGTTGAGTCCAACGGTGGCTTGATTGAGACGTGGAGCTCTACACACCGTGAGCTGGAATGTGCAGGCGTCACTTTTAGCAGACGCACCATATACCGCAATGGCCTCCACATGCCATCTTACTCACCTTATCCCCAAATGATCATTGCCGTCCAAG GAAAGGGAGCACTTGGACTTGCAATACCGGGATGTCCTCAGACGTATGAGGAGGCAGTGGATGAATCTACTTCTTCGCAGAAGCCATCGGACTGCCACCAGAAGATTCTTCAATTCAGTGAAGGTCATGTACTCTTGATTCCCCCTGGTGTTCCTTACTGGACCTACAACACTGGCCATGAATCTCTTATTATCGTCAGTCTTCTTTACACCTCCAACGATTACAACCAGCTTGATCAAAGTCCCAGA GAGTTTTACCTTGCTGGTAACCCGGATATAGAGCACCCAGAGGCAATAAAAGAACAGAAGCAGGTGGAGGAAGAAGGTAGCAACGTGCTCGGTGGCTTCGGCAAACGCTTTTTAGCACGATCCCTCGACATCGATGAAGACATAGCAAAGAAACTTGTCTCTCCAGAGGACGAAATGAAGCAGATAGTGAAACTGAAGGATGGCCTCAGCGTGATCAGCCCCAAGTGGCAAGGACTACAAGATGAAGATGACgacgacaaagaagaagatgaagatgaatcTCAGGGAAAGCGTGTGCACAAAAAGGAGGAAAAGGAAGTTGAACCTCTCCCTCATGGAAAGCGTGTACACAAAAAGGAGGAAAAGGAAGTTGAACCTCTCCCTCCTCATGGAAAGCGTGTACACAAAGAGGAGGAAAAGGAAGTTGAACCTCTCCCTCCTCATGGAAAGCGTGTACACAAAGAGGAGGAAAAGGAAGTTGAACCTCTCCCTCCCCGAAAGCATGTACACAAAGAGGAGGAAAAGGAGGTTGAACCTCTCCCGCACCGAAAGCATTTACGCaaagaggaggaagaggagaagCCTCGCGCTCGCCGCACACGGGGACCAACCCCAAGCCCTGGAGGAGAAGGACACAGagtggtggaagaggaagaggaataTGATGAGCCAGTGCGACACAAGACCCGCCACGAAAAGAGTTGGAAAGAGGATcaaccagcagaagaagtagTAGAAAAAGGAGAAGCACACGAAGAATGGGAGACAAAACAAAGTAAAGACAAAAACCGTGGATCCAATGGGATTGAGGAAACATTATGCACCTTGAAGCTTCAACACAACATTGCTCGCGCTTCATCCGCTGACTTCTTCAACCCTAAAGCCGGTCGCATCAGTAACCTCAACAGCCTCACTCTCCCAGTTCTCCAACAATTAGGACTTAGTGCCCAATATGTTGTCCTCTACAAG AATGGAATATACTCTCCCCATTGGAATCTAAACGCAAACAGTGTGATATACGTGATCCGAGGGCAAGGACAAGTTAGAGTGGTGAACAGCGAAGGGATTGCAGTGTTCGACGATGAACTAAAGAAGGGACAGTTGCTGGCAGTGCCACAGAACTTTATGGTGGCGGAAGAAGCTGGAGAACAAGGATTTGAGTACGTAGTGTTCAAGACAAACCCCAACGCCGTGACCAGCTACTTGAAGGACACGTTCAGGTCATTCCCCGCTGAGGTTATTGCCAAAATTTACAAACTTTCACACAGTGAAGTGAGTGAGCTGAAGTTCGAAGGAAACTGGGGCCCTTTGATCAACCCTGTTAAGTCACAATCATCTTAA
- the LOC137829394 gene encoding uncharacterized protein, which yields MARTKTTANPPPSSRNPPSQVHNPPRPLGASSSQAERPATSRPNLAQATPPVAGGAPIPSPEYKKLYPWATSTLLKETSSVNSALAVLRLKKGDEPNLSFHKEHDDKLMVLSCPPDVPICVDDKGNDGELFCFVYTTLFKKVKLRKRAAPSSPPAPPALPTPTPPSPPTPTPPSPPAPTPPVQAVPLAAALPAVEANKPNFKENPLSASTPFVSAGEGPPSTASIAKAAPGGDEGAHNSPIIITESPTSPPRQEAQTRQPIQEGGGESQHQAPSAPPPTAVANFPLAVKGIWGPFTARLKMMAEDLPSIISKAVESSNKKLQDDISTLEEENRLIRIEAEKLSCNLMMAEIEHSRVEDAMSTELRVARKEATDLRQKLHLLAQEKIELESKLVPYRLKVADLEASIKADAAKVENLEKRSVDWEVLLGKVEKERDEAVTELAVARAKNAKIAAELVQAREENQKVAEDLAQTHRETEELKKRADELKQQTEGLKQQNEELELSSAQVLAAGFDAALEQFACQYPELDLSMISICNEVVDGKIVPSED from the exons atggctcgtacaaagaccaccgcgaaccctcctccttcgtcGAGAAACCCTCCTTCCCAAGTGCATAACCCACCGCGACCACTTGGTGCTtcctcttcccaggctgagagacCTGCAACCTCGCgccccaaccttgctcaggcaactccaccagtcgccggaggagcccccattCCCTCTCCGGAGTACAAGAAgctatacccctgggccacctcaactctgttgaaggagacttcttcagtgAACTCTGCACTGGCGGTGCTACGGCTGAAGAAAGGGGATGAGCCCAAcctctcgttccacaaggagcatgatgaTAAACTGATGGTGCTGTCTTGCCCTCCTGACGTGCCGATCTGCGTGGATGACAAGGGGAACGatggcgagttgttctgcttcgtgtataccaccctcttcaagaaggtgaaactcag gaaaagggcggcaccttcctcaccacctgctccacctgcCCTTCCAACGCCAACACCACCTTCTcccccaacaccaacaccaccttctcccccagctccaacaccgccagtccaagcagtgcCCTTGGCAGCTGCActtcctgcggttgaggccaACAAGCCCAACTTCAAGGAGAACCCTctgagcgcctccacgccatttgtatccgctggagagggtcctccttcaacggCCTCAATCGCCAAGGCTgcgccaggtggggatgaaggtgctcataACTCGCCAATAATCATCACCGAGTCTCCCacatcaccaccacgccaagaagctcaaACTCGGCAACCAATCCAAGAGGGCGGTGGTGAGAGCCAGCACCAAGCTCCTTCAGCGCCTCCACCAACAGCGGTTGCAAACTTTCCCCTTGCGGTCAAAGGTATatgggggcccttcacagctaggcttaaaatgatggcagaggacctcccctctaTCATATCCaaggctgtggagagctccaacaAGAAACTTCAGGACGATATCTCCACACtcgaagaggagaatcgcctgataaggatcgaggcggagaagttatcttgcaaccttatgatggcggaaatcgaacactcaagggtggaggacgccatgagcaccgagctgagGGTGGCGCGTAAAGAGGCCACTGATCTGCGCCAGAAgttgcacctcctagctcaagagaaaatcgagctagagagcaagctggttccctaccgtctcaaggtggctgacctggaggcatcaatcaaagcggatgcagccaaggtagagaaccttgaAAAGAGGTCGGTCGATTGGGAGGTTCTCctaggaaaagttgaaaaggaGAGGGATGAAGCCGTGACTGAGCTCGCCGTAGCTAGAGCGAAAAATGCAAAGATCGCTGCAGAGCTGGTCCAGGCGCGGGAGGAAAAccagaaggttgctgaagacctcgcTCAGACTCACAgggaaactgaagaactgaagaagcgAGCTGACGAACTGAAAcagcaaaccgaggggctcaagcaacaaaacgaagagcttgagctaagctccgcccaagtcctcgcCGCCGGGTTTGATGCTGCCCTGGAGCAATTCGCTTGCCAGTACCCCGAGCTTGACCTCTCCATGATCTCAAtatgcaacgaagtggtggatgggaagatcgtcccttctgaagattag
- the LOC137829982 gene encoding transcription factor MYB30-like: MVIDFVCGETVTGKMGRSPCSEGLGLNKGLWTREEDLILINHINKHGHKNWRALPTQAGLLRCGKSCRLRWINYLRPDIKRGNFTREEEDMIIQLHENLGNRWSAIAAKLAGRTDNEIKNVWNTHLKKRSQQDKDTKRNHSLVCTQISKQQPVKALPTDHVIQTTEKKALSSPHCASSDVSTLTASTTCDGSDHKSVGAIHHQHHLPVKAESLDDDFWSQVLSPGNSGDTSSFPATGPAERDFQCPLSPSLTSKGVHSSSAYDNVKFWYDVYMGEQELGEF; encoded by the exons ATGGTTATTGATTTTGTGTGTGGAGAAACAGTAACAGGAAAGATGGGAAGAAGTCCTTGCAGTGAGGGATTGGGGTTGAACAAAGGGCTATGGACTCGAGAGGAAGATCTCATTCTCATCAATCATATCAACAAACATGGTCACAAAAATTGGCGTGCCCTACCCACACAAGCTG gGCTTTTGAGGTGTGGAAAGAGTTGCAGACTCCGGTGGATAAACTATCTAAGGCCAGATATTAAACGGGGCAACTTtacaagagaagaagaagacatgataATCCAGTTGCATGAAAACCTGGGGAACag ATGGTCAGCCATAGCAGCAAAGTTAGCAGGTCGCACAGACAACGAAATAAAGAACGTGTGGAACACCCACTTGAAGAAGAGGTCCCAACAAGACAAAGACACAAAACGAAACCACTCCTTGGTCTGCACACAAATTTCCAAACAACAACCCGTGAAGGCTCTTCCGACAGATCATGTCATCCAAACCACAGAAAAGAAGGCACTGTCTTCTCCACACTGTGCAAGCAGTGACGTGTCAACCCTCACCGCTTCTACCACCTGTGACGGCAGTGACCACAAGAGTGTTGGTGCTATTCATCATCAGCATCACTTGCCCGTGAAGGCTGAATCGCTGGATGATGATTTCTGGTCTCAAGTTCTCTCACCTGGTAACTCCGGTGACACCAGCAGTTTTCCGGCCACCGGCCCGGCTGAACGGGACTTCCAATGTCCACTCTCTCCGTCGTTGACTTCGAAAGGGGTGCATTCGTCAAGTGCGTACGATAATGTGAAGTTCTGGTACGATGTGTACATGGGAGAACAAGAATTAGGAGAGTTCTGA
- the LOC137829984 gene encoding protein root UVB sensitive 2, chloroplastic-like, with protein sequence MDFVEKLKIWKKKADKECEAPPVLWFETSVSVCRRFQFEPHGQLSVNTIGDSRPLYHKVVDSFLNKFFPSGYPYSVNEGYLRYTQFRALQHTASAALSVLSTQSLLFAAGLRPTPAQATAVSWILKDGMQHLGNLICSNMGARMDSEPKRWRVLADVLYDIGTGLEVLSPLCPQLFLEMAGLGNFAKGMAVVASRATRLPIYSSFAKEGNLSDLFARGEAISTLFNVVGIGIGIQLASTVCASMQGKLVVGPLLSFIHIYSVTEEMRATPINTLNPQRTALIVADFLKAGNVSSPADLRYQEDLVFPRKLIEDAGNVRVGRALHKAITPSKLLELKQVFPGEKFLLNGGNRCIDMVLTQDAIGEDALRGWLVAAYAVQIDKSSHELSNSTLLQAYEKMNEVFPLFLKELECKGWHTDRFLDGSGSRFAL encoded by the exons ATGGATTTCGTG GAGAAGCTgaaaatttggaagaaaaaagCAGACAAAGAATGTGAAGCCCCTCCTGTGTTGTGGTTCGAAACCTCTGTCTCTGTTTGTCGCCGCTTCCAGTTTGAACCCCATGGCCAACTTTCC GTGAATACTATTGGTGATTCCCGGCCATTATACCACAAGGTTGTTGACTCATTCCTGAATAAATTTTTCCCATCAGGATATCCGTACAG TGTGAATGAAGGTTACCTCAGATACACACAATTTCGAGCACTGCAACACACTGCCAGCGCAGCTCTGTCTGTGTTATCGACTCAG TCACTGCTATTTGCTGCAGGCTTGCGGCCCACTCCTGCACAAGCAACTGCTGTTAGTTGG ATTTTAAAGGATGGCATGCAACATTTAGGGAATCTAATATGTAGCAATATGGGTGCAAGAATGGATTCTGAGCCTAAACGTTGGAGAGTTTTAG CTGATGTGCTCTATGATATAGGCACTGGTTTGGAAGTGCTTTCTCCCTTATGTCCACAGCTTTTTCTTGAAATGGCTGGCCTAGGAAATTTTGCCAAG GGGATGGCAGTTGTTGCATCAAGAGCTACAAGATTACCTATATATTCTTCATTTGCTAAAGAAGGAAATCTAAGTGACCTATTTGCTAGAGGGGAGGCTATTTCAACTCTCTTCAATGTTGTTGGAATTGGAATTGGAATTCAATTAGCATCTACTGTATGTGCATCAATGCAGGGAAAG TTGGTTGTGGGGCCTCTACTATCATTTATACACATATACAGCGTTACTGAAGAGATGAGAGCTACTCCTATCAATACCTTGAATCCACAAAGAACTGCATTGATTGTGGCCGATTTTCTCAAG GCTGGAAACGTATCAAGCCCAGCTGATCTAAGATATCAAGAAGATTTGGTATTTCCTCGGAAACTTATAGAAGATGCTGGAAATGTTAGAGTGGGTAGGGCTTTGCACAAGGCAATTACGCCTTCAAAGCTTCTTGAGTTAAAACAAGTATTCCCTGGGGAGAAGTTTCTTTTAAATGGTGGTAATAGGTGCATTGATATGGTACTGACGCAAGATGCTATTGGTGAAGATGCATTGAGAGGGTGGCTAGTTGCTGCATATGCTGTACAAATTGACAAGTCCTCTCATGAGCTCAGTAACAGTACCCTGCTGCAGGCCTATGAGAAAATGAATGAGGTGTTCCCTCTGTTTTTGAAAGAATTAGAGTGCAAAGGGTGGCACACAGATCGTTTTCTGGATGGAAGTGGTAGCCGCTTTGCATTGTAG